Proteins from one Effusibacillus pohliae DSM 22757 genomic window:
- a CDS encoding YycH family regulatory protein, with translation MTANRIERVKSALLAVLVALSIVLSIALWTNTPVFEPLDQAGYIPNPAFGLGKSVDQVLVPVQISARLEDKSFTVAGPFTDAYEKAWDELKKLTVREWLPVVDPAALLQAIHAAPYMQFQFGTELNAEQVFRILKTIAPNQFPLKVTAILVYRDPAGAGYAALVAKGQPVYRGRIAEQAGLFQQLAQWGSLPKYVEQTGANGPFLLPNEKIRVPVITCKSVPLPADSLARTFFVDPTLTRRIQERDGSLIVTDGSRTVQISAKGRKIHYSNPQPLEKQQDSQPKDNAFQRAVAFVNEHGGMQGAYVGRLQTAWGEHQEYLFNEYRHGLPVLSGVTGIQVALNGSEVVDMTRSAMYLGAVLKEEVVEIHPPAPAIRQGASDLYLAYAAKEAEGNVRLQPVWVVEYPRTPTAIYDAQTGEKWLDTGE, from the coding sequence GTGACGGCGAATCGCATCGAACGGGTGAAAAGCGCCCTGTTGGCAGTGTTGGTGGCGTTGTCGATCGTTTTGTCGATCGCGCTGTGGACGAACACGCCCGTGTTCGAGCCGCTGGATCAGGCCGGGTATATCCCGAATCCCGCTTTCGGGTTGGGAAAAAGCGTGGATCAAGTGCTGGTGCCTGTACAAATCTCGGCGCGGCTGGAGGACAAGAGTTTCACCGTGGCCGGACCGTTTACGGACGCGTACGAAAAAGCGTGGGACGAGCTGAAAAAGCTGACGGTCCGCGAGTGGCTACCGGTGGTGGATCCGGCCGCACTGCTGCAGGCGATTCACGCCGCCCCCTACATGCAATTTCAGTTCGGGACGGAATTAAACGCGGAACAGGTGTTTCGCATCCTGAAGACGATCGCACCCAACCAGTTCCCGCTGAAGGTTACCGCGATTCTCGTCTATCGGGACCCTGCCGGTGCCGGTTACGCGGCGCTGGTTGCGAAAGGACAGCCGGTCTACCGCGGCCGAATTGCGGAGCAGGCCGGACTGTTCCAGCAGCTGGCCCAGTGGGGCTCGCTGCCAAAGTATGTGGAGCAAACGGGAGCGAACGGGCCATTTTTGCTGCCGAACGAAAAAATCAGGGTACCGGTGATCACCTGCAAATCGGTACCGCTGCCGGCAGATTCATTGGCCCGGACGTTTTTTGTCGATCCGACGCTGACCCGCAGGATTCAGGAGCGGGACGGTTCGCTGATTGTGACGGACGGCAGCCGAACGGTGCAGATCTCTGCAAAAGGGCGCAAAATCCACTATTCCAACCCGCAGCCGCTGGAAAAACAGCAGGACTCGCAGCCGAAAGACAATGCGTTTCAGCGGGCGGTCGCGTTTGTCAATGAGCATGGCGGCATGCAGGGGGCGTATGTCGGCCGGCTGCAAACCGCCTGGGGGGAGCATCAAGAATATCTGTTCAACGAGTACCGGCACGGACTTCCGGTGTTGTCAGGAGTGACAGGAATTCAGGTGGCGCTGAACGGCAGCGAAGTGGTGGACATGACCCGCAGCGCGATGTACCTGGGGGCCGTTCTGAAAGAAGAGGTTGTGGAGATTCATCCTCCTGCACCAGCGATTCGGCAGGGGGCGAGCGATCTCTACCTGGCTTACGCTGCGAAGGAAGCGGAAGGGAACGTCCGGCTGCAGCCGGTATGGGTCGTGGAATACCCAAGGACACCGACGGCGATCTACGATGCGCAAACGGGCGAGAAATGGCTCGATACGGGGGAATGA
- a CDS encoding ATP-binding protein, with protein sequence MFRSIRGKLVLMYLLLILFAMQLIGVYFIRSVNSYFLGNFSTTINTQARFLSAQLERYMEKEITPETVKDIDNLITSFASESEIYVLNKNGTIIATSADKSYVGQKRLRTEVTRALLGSKDEVIREDAPTGQRYTFLAVPIKNGSEVVGAVYLVAPMNKIYKTIKEINVMFYTGLLIALVLTAILGVALAQTITSPIVEITRKAKAMAKGDFNQTVHVRSDDEIGQLGEAFNYLIHRLQGALAENEREREKLEAILTHLSDGVIAVDASNRIVRINPAAKLLLDCEEDPVGQPISQLLMIEEEQEKADFLMAGREMQFKGPKGRTLQAYASPIRGEQGHAGLVIVIRDITEEEREEQARRDFVANVSHEIRTPLTTIKSYLEALEDGAVEEPTLRTRFLQVIQNETERMVRMVSELLQLSRLDAGKMQWSFAGTNLLQILDEVADRFSFQCRQQEISMFVEVPPTLPMVWADRDKLVQVLDNLVSNALKHTPPQGMIRLTASTRQDVVEVKVIDSGIGIPPKDIPRIFERFYRVDKARSRKLGGTGLGLSIAKQIIEAHGGHIWIESVVDQGTTVTFTLPVAKEGAA encoded by the coding sequence TTGTTCCGAAGCATTCGCGGCAAACTCGTGCTGATGTACCTGCTGCTGATTTTGTTTGCGATGCAGTTGATCGGCGTCTATTTCATTCGCTCGGTCAACTCCTATTTCCTCGGAAATTTTTCGACAACCATTAACACACAGGCGCGGTTTTTGTCCGCTCAACTGGAACGCTACATGGAAAAAGAGATCACCCCGGAAACGGTGAAAGATATCGACAATCTGATTACTTCATTTGCCTCCGAATCGGAAATCTACGTGTTGAACAAAAATGGAACGATCATCGCCACGTCAGCCGACAAGTCGTATGTCGGACAGAAACGGCTGCGAACGGAGGTGACCCGGGCGCTGCTCGGCAGCAAGGACGAAGTGATCCGGGAGGATGCGCCGACCGGGCAGCGGTACACTTTTTTGGCTGTGCCGATCAAAAACGGTTCGGAAGTGGTCGGCGCGGTTTATCTGGTTGCCCCGATGAACAAAATTTACAAAACGATCAAAGAGATCAACGTGATGTTTTACACGGGGCTGCTGATTGCGCTCGTGCTGACGGCGATCCTTGGTGTGGCGCTGGCGCAGACGATCACCAGCCCGATTGTCGAGATTACGAGGAAAGCGAAGGCGATGGCAAAAGGCGATTTCAACCAGACCGTACACGTCCGCAGCGATGATGAGATCGGCCAGTTGGGCGAAGCGTTCAACTACTTGATCCACCGCTTGCAGGGGGCCTTGGCCGAAAACGAACGGGAACGGGAAAAGCTGGAGGCGATTCTCACCCATCTGAGCGACGGGGTGATCGCCGTCGATGCGTCCAACCGAATCGTGCGGATCAATCCGGCAGCCAAATTGTTGCTCGATTGCGAAGAAGACCCGGTCGGGCAGCCGATCAGCCAATTGCTGATGATCGAGGAAGAGCAGGAGAAGGCCGACTTCCTGATGGCTGGCCGGGAAATGCAGTTCAAAGGGCCGAAAGGACGCACTTTGCAAGCGTATGCCTCGCCGATTCGCGGCGAACAGGGGCATGCCGGGCTGGTGATCGTGATTCGCGACATCACCGAGGAAGAGCGGGAAGAGCAGGCGCGTCGCGATTTTGTGGCGAATGTGTCGCACGAAATCCGCACGCCGCTGACGACGATCAAAAGCTATCTGGAAGCGCTCGAGGATGGGGCGGTCGAAGAGCCGACCCTGCGCACCCGGTTTTTGCAGGTGATCCAAAATGAAACGGAACGCATGGTGCGTATGGTCAGCGAATTGCTGCAGCTGTCGCGGCTGGATGCCGGGAAGATGCAGTGGTCGTTCGCTGGCACCAATTTGCTGCAGATTCTCGATGAGGTGGCGGATCGCTTTTCGTTTCAATGCCGGCAGCAGGAAATTTCGATGTTTGTGGAAGTGCCGCCGACCCTACCAATGGTCTGGGCCGACCGTGACAAACTGGTGCAGGTGCTGGACAATCTGGTTTCCAATGCGTTGAAACATACGCCGCCGCAAGGGATGATCCGTTTGACGGCCAGCACCCGGCAGGATGTTGTGGAAGTGAAAGTGATCGATTCCGGCATCGGCATCCCGCCGAAAGACATCCCCCGGATTTTTGAGCGGTTTTACCGGGTGGACAAGGCGCGCTCGCGAAAATTGGGAGGCACCGGCTTGGGACTGTCGATCGCCAAACAGATCATTGAAGCGCACGGCGGTCACATTTGGATTGAAAGCGTGGTTGATCAAGGAACCACAGTCACCTTCACTCTGCCGGTTGCAAAGGAGGGGGCGGCGTGA
- the yycF gene encoding response regulator YycF, giving the protein MNQKILVVEDELPIADILKFSLEKEGYEVILAHDGEEAVEMAHAEQPDLILLDVMLPKKDGFQVCQEIRSFLAVPIIMLTARDSEIDKVLGLELGADDYVTKPFSSRELMARVKANLRRQNQEPLLHAKPRYVIDELVIDTSTYQVTKNGEVLDLTHREFELLVYLARHRGTVLTREHLLQEVWGFDYLGDIRTVDVTIRRLREKIETDPSDPKYILTRRGVGYCMRR; this is encoded by the coding sequence ATGAACCAGAAAATTTTGGTGGTCGAAGACGAGCTGCCGATAGCCGATATATTAAAATTTTCCCTGGAGAAGGAAGGCTATGAGGTGATCCTCGCCCACGACGGGGAAGAGGCGGTGGAGATGGCGCACGCGGAACAGCCCGATTTGATTTTGCTCGATGTGATGCTGCCGAAAAAAGACGGTTTTCAGGTCTGCCAGGAAATCCGTTCCTTCCTGGCGGTGCCGATCATCATGCTGACCGCCCGCGATTCGGAGATCGACAAGGTGCTCGGATTGGAACTCGGGGCGGACGATTATGTGACCAAGCCATTTTCGTCACGGGAATTGATGGCCCGCGTCAAGGCGAACCTGCGGCGGCAGAACCAGGAACCGCTGCTGCATGCGAAGCCCCGTTATGTGATCGATGAGCTGGTGATCGACACTTCCACCTACCAGGTCACAAAAAACGGGGAAGTGCTGGACCTGACCCATCGCGAATTCGAGTTGCTGGTGTATCTGGCGAGACACCGCGGCACCGTGCTGACCCGCGAACATCTGCTGCAGGAAGTCTGGGGATTCGATTACCTGGGGGATATCCGCACGGTCGACGTGACGATCCGCCGGCTGCGGGAAAAGATCGAAACGGATCCGAGCGATCCAAAGTACATTTTGACTCGCCGGGGTGTCGGATACTGCATGAGGAGGTAG